A genomic stretch from Ancylothrix sp. D3o includes:
- a CDS encoding XRE family transcriptional regulator — MAISNDIIQKLLPLLRPHMEDKKERRGYLNRALLNAAVLNRLDWDMPVDNFITDMVKKLHDFGEITSGKPALCALLIEIRQYVGVDKQGRIDELIVEVQTQAEFLPIQTPPHLLFDLLLQMDFKQQVRLVKTVMTLHRSAAFLVHGEPYCGQQLLVTRLFRLKPQWKNISPIKVDVSHNGVGRSIPHLWRQLTSWFGLQKDAEPNQIIERVCDRLLTQDVIFIFYTVDYMLPKVLGEWLQEFWEPLVEKVKTDCCPTPEGTHLLMFLVDNSGRVCQSNIVLAKQCEQPEYPRIPLHLPPVSPFPPDVLDDWLDMVTGFADVQMPAGLTSQVLLEKSEAGIPEFVYEEICCHCGHNWEGGLAKWLI, encoded by the coding sequence ATGGCAATAAGTAACGATATCATTCAAAAATTATTGCCTCTGCTCAGACCCCATATGGAGGACAAAAAGGAGCGTCGAGGATATTTGAATAGGGCACTGCTTAATGCAGCAGTTCTAAATCGTTTGGATTGGGATATGCCTGTGGATAATTTCATCACCGATATGGTCAAGAAACTTCATGATTTCGGTGAAATTACTTCTGGCAAACCCGCGCTTTGTGCGTTGTTGATTGAAATTCGTCAATATGTGGGTGTAGATAAACAAGGACGCATTGATGAACTCATTGTAGAAGTTCAAACACAAGCAGAATTTCTACCGATTCAAACGCCGCCTCATTTACTTTTTGATCTTCTGCTACAAATGGACTTTAAGCAGCAGGTGCGGTTGGTAAAAACAGTCATGACTTTGCACCGAAGTGCTGCTTTCTTGGTTCACGGTGAGCCTTACTGTGGACAGCAACTTTTGGTTACTCGGCTATTCCGGTTGAAGCCACAATGGAAGAATATTTCGCCCATCAAGGTTGATGTGAGCCACAACGGTGTAGGGAGGAGTATCCCCCACCTGTGGCGGCAACTCACGTCTTGGTTTGGTTTGCAGAAAGATGCTGAACCAAATCAGATTATTGAGAGAGTTTGCGATCGCCTCCTCACTCAAGATGTTATTTTTATTTTCTACACGGTGGACTATATGCTGCCAAAGGTTCTGGGGGAGTGGCTTCAGGAATTCTGGGAACCGCTGGTGGAAAAAGTTAAGACAGATTGCTGTCCGACTCCAGAGGGGACACACCTGTTAATGTTCTTGGTAGACAATAGCGGCAGAGTTTGTCAGTCAAATATTGTGCTAGCAAAGCAATGCGAACAACCGGAGTATCCCCGGATTCCTTTGCACTTGCCACCTGTTAGTCCGTTTCCGCCGGATGTCCTGGATGATTGGCTTGATATGGTGACGGGCTTTGCCGATGTGCAGATGCCTGCTGGGTTAACCTCCCAAGTCTTGTTAGAGAAGTCTGAAGCCGGTATTCCTGAATTTGTCTATGAAGAAATTTGCTGCCACTGCGGTCATAATTGGGAAGGAGGATTGGCAAAATGGTTAATTTAG
- a CDS encoding MoxR family ATPase produces MVNLASVLSASGKQFYKGKPISAEEYQQDGLAPYLPSPELINAVNLAIFLEKRPLLLKGEPGCGKTRLAQAVAHELGLSYEPWYIKSTSRARDGLYSYDAIRRLHDAQLVRMGEESKSKVDNLDNYIQLGPLGRAFENPQRSVVLIDEIDKADIDFPNDLLRELDEQKFTIEETGKEVKANYPPIVFVTSNDEKDLPDAFLRRCLFYYIEFPYSQLSKIVKAHFPESPRDVVEAAVKRFTELRRKMEKGKSGKKVSTSELLDWFAVLHQFPKDEVLKQLEGELPFPEVLLKKWEDHLRYLKYEA; encoded by the coding sequence ATGGTTAATTTAGCAAGTGTTCTCTCTGCCAGTGGCAAGCAGTTTTACAAGGGCAAACCCATCTCAGCAGAAGAGTACCAGCAGGACGGACTCGCCCCTTACTTGCCCTCGCCGGAACTGATTAATGCTGTCAACCTCGCCATCTTTCTGGAGAAACGCCCTCTGTTGCTCAAGGGAGAACCGGGATGCGGTAAAACTCGCTTGGCGCAGGCAGTGGCTCACGAACTGGGATTGTCCTATGAGCCTTGGTATATCAAGTCTACAAGCAGGGCAAGGGATGGACTCTACTCCTATGACGCTATAAGACGATTGCACGATGCTCAACTGGTTCGGATGGGGGAAGAGAGCAAATCTAAGGTTGATAATTTAGACAATTATATCCAACTGGGACCGTTGGGACGTGCGTTTGAAAATCCACAGCGCTCGGTGGTACTGATTGATGAAATTGATAAGGCGGATATTGATTTCCCTAACGATTTGTTGCGGGAGCTTGACGAGCAGAAATTCACGATTGAGGAAACGGGAAAAGAAGTAAAAGCAAATTACCCTCCCATTGTGTTCGTTACCAGCAACGATGAAAAAGATTTACCGGATGCGTTTCTGCGGCGTTGCCTGTTTTATTACATCGAATTTCCTTATTCACAATTAAGTAAGATTGTCAAAGCTCACTTTCCCGAATCCCCCCGTGATGTAGTAGAAGCCGCAGTGAAGCGTTTTACCGAATTGCGGCGGAAAATGGAGAAGGGCAAGTCAGGGAAAAAGGTTAGCACCAGTGAGTTGCTCGATTGGTTTGCTGTGCTGCATCAATTTCCGAAAGATGAGGTGTTGAAGCAGCTTGAAGGGGAACTGCCGTTCCCGGAAGTTTTGCTCAAGAAATGGGAAGATCATTTGCGGTATCTGAAGTATGAAGCTTGA
- a CDS encoding serine protease has translation MTVQLEQPDFRRLTHIVQNLPDFANVRDRRRLVAGALEGVPQVDVILARLDLDGTPMAVSVEVVRFLSQFGQVAYGKEALSVFLNYIQPFTGDKDSGFILELFQKYPLDVPVSPSRLIDRWRGTSSVTDVQEQIIGEDTLRHIYILNLALEAAKAVVHLRVPTERGRQAAGTGFMIAPDLLITNNHVIASQEQAEKTEYTFNYQLDSNGKECSTQTVQALPGGTFYTNAELDFTVVPLKDLPDFGSPLVLKSKQMRRDDRVAIIQHPGGHLKKISMQNNFIAYADANVVQYTTSTLPGSSGSPVFDDDFQVIAIHHSGGMLLEPSTQRRYLRNAGTSMIAVLNDLKNNVPEIYTRLKA, from the coding sequence GTGACCGTTCAGCTAGAGCAGCCTGACTTCCGACGACTGACCCATATTGTTCAGAACTTACCCGACTTTGCGAATGTGCGCGATCGCCGCCGTCTAGTGGCGGGGGCGTTGGAAGGTGTACCCCAGGTGGATGTAATCCTAGCAAGGCTAGATTTGGATGGTACTCCGATGGCTGTCTCCGTGGAAGTAGTACGCTTCTTGTCCCAATTCGGACAAGTGGCTTACGGGAAAGAAGCCTTAAGCGTCTTCCTCAATTACATTCAGCCCTTTACTGGCGATAAAGATTCAGGCTTTATTTTGGAGCTATTTCAAAAGTATCCCCTCGATGTCCCAGTCAGCCCCAGCCGATTGATTGACCGATGGCGGGGAACGAGCAGTGTGACTGATGTACAGGAACAGATTATTGGAGAAGATACCCTACGCCACATTTACATTTTGAACCTGGCTCTTGAGGCAGCGAAAGCTGTGGTTCATCTGCGCGTACCAACGGAAAGGGGACGACAGGCTGCGGGTACGGGTTTTATGATTGCACCAGATTTATTGATAACCAACAATCACGTCATCGCCAGTCAGGAGCAAGCTGAAAAGACTGAATATACCTTCAATTACCAACTGGATAGCAACGGGAAAGAATGCTCCACACAGACTGTTCAGGCGTTACCGGGGGGTACGTTTTATACAAATGCTGAATTAGACTTTACAGTCGTACCCCTAAAAGATTTGCCAGACTTTGGCAGTCCCCTTGTCCTTAAGAGTAAGCAAATGCGGAGAGACGATCGCGTAGCCATTATTCAGCATCCAGGTGGACACCTGAAAAAAATCTCGATGCAGAATAACTTTATCGCTTATGCTGATGCCAACGTGGTGCAATATACCACGAGTACCTTACCTGGCTCGTCAGGTTCACCCGTGTTTGACGATGACTTTCAGGTGATTGCGATTCATCATAGTGGTGGGATGTTGCTTGAGCCGAGTACACAGCGACGTTATTTACGCAATGCAGGTACGAGTATGATTGCCGTGTTGAATGACCTGAAGAACAACGTGCCGGAGATTTACACCCGATTGAAGGCGTAG